One window of Posidoniimonas polymericola genomic DNA carries:
- a CDS encoding sulfatase-like hydrolase/transferase — protein sequence MLSGVAFAEPPSRPNILFVLADDLGIGDVGVFWQNARSEAGDAAAPWHRTPHFDALARGGLQLRQHYCSAPVCAPSRASFLLGVHQGHANVRDNQFDKALEDNHTVASVLKQAGYATACIGKWGLQGKRSKAATNGWPGHPMNRGFEYYFGYIGHGHGHKHYPKEDGKPLYDGTQEVSAEFDGCYTTDLFTARTKKWIGDHCDSNSDQPFFLYLAFDTPHAILQLPPGPFPPGGGRTGGVQWLGEPGQMINTAGGEPDTYCHPDYVSATWDHDNDASTPEQPWPDVYQRYATDVRRIDDCVGDLMQFLRDLELEHNTLVVFTSDNGPSKESYLEEPYKPTFFDSYGPHDGIKRDLWEGGIRVGALVHWPAGVPAGRVSDQPCAFWDWMPTFADIAGVPTPARSDGVSLTPTLRGAGNQPPPLTYIEYAQGGKTPGYDEFTPEHQGRRRRQMQAIRVGDLMGVRYNIESHADPFEIYDVVTDPQQTKNLADQPEFEAVQRQISDRVLRVRRPNTSARRPYDNELVPPVHPACVEPGLQWRGYQESFPWVARLEELQPSVSGRTRRPNLAEVLGEAATGALFQGFIDAPVDGEYIFHLTTDGGALLRIHEAVVVDADFGYQPGAEASGAIRLQAGKHPMRLYYRSGPAGDRALDFEWSSDRMPRQKVPAEALFSDDNAAEKPQKRG from the coding sequence GTGCTCTCTGGAGTTGCGTTTGCCGAACCGCCAAGCCGACCCAACATCCTCTTCGTCTTGGCTGACGACCTCGGCATCGGTGACGTGGGAGTTTTCTGGCAGAACGCGCGTAGCGAGGCAGGCGACGCGGCCGCTCCGTGGCATCGGACGCCGCATTTCGACGCGTTGGCGCGGGGTGGGCTGCAGCTCCGGCAGCACTACTGTTCCGCCCCGGTGTGCGCTCCCTCGCGGGCTTCCTTCCTGCTGGGCGTGCACCAAGGCCATGCCAATGTGCGAGACAATCAATTCGACAAAGCCCTTGAGGACAACCACACAGTGGCCAGCGTGCTGAAGCAAGCCGGCTACGCCACCGCTTGCATCGGCAAGTGGGGGCTGCAGGGCAAACGGTCCAAGGCAGCGACCAATGGCTGGCCGGGGCATCCGATGAACCGAGGATTCGAATACTACTTCGGGTATATCGGCCACGGGCACGGACACAAACACTACCCCAAAGAAGACGGCAAGCCGTTGTACGATGGGACCCAGGAAGTCTCGGCAGAATTCGACGGGTGCTACACAACCGACCTCTTCACGGCCCGCACCAAGAAGTGGATCGGTGACCACTGCGACTCCAACTCGGACCAGCCCTTCTTCCTGTATTTGGCTTTCGACACGCCGCACGCGATCTTGCAACTCCCGCCCGGTCCGTTTCCGCCTGGAGGAGGGCGGACCGGCGGCGTGCAGTGGCTGGGCGAGCCAGGGCAGATGATCAATACGGCAGGCGGCGAGCCCGATACCTACTGCCACCCAGACTATGTCTCAGCAACCTGGGACCACGACAACGACGCCTCGACCCCTGAGCAGCCCTGGCCCGATGTCTACCAGCGGTACGCGACGGACGTGAGGCGGATCGACGACTGCGTCGGCGACCTGATGCAGTTTCTGAGGGACCTCGAACTCGAGCACAATACGCTTGTCGTGTTCACCTCGGACAACGGGCCGAGCAAAGAGTCCTACTTAGAAGAGCCGTACAAGCCCACGTTCTTCGACAGCTACGGGCCGCACGACGGCATCAAACGCGACCTCTGGGAGGGTGGCATTCGTGTTGGCGCCTTGGTTCACTGGCCGGCCGGCGTCCCGGCAGGGCGGGTGAGCGACCAACCCTGCGCGTTCTGGGACTGGATGCCCACCTTCGCGGACATCGCCGGAGTCCCCACCCCCGCACGCAGCGATGGCGTGTCGCTGACTCCAACGCTCCGTGGCGCCGGGAACCAGCCACCGCCGCTTACCTACATCGAGTACGCCCAAGGCGGCAAAACGCCTGGCTACGATGAGTTCACCCCCGAGCACCAAGGACGAAGGCGCCGGCAGATGCAGGCCATCCGCGTGGGGGACTTGATGGGTGTCCGCTACAACATTGAGAGCCACGCCGACCCCTTCGAGATTTACGATGTCGTGACCGACCCGCAGCAAACCAAAAACCTCGCGGACCAACCCGAGTTCGAGGCGGTACAGCGGCAGATCAGTGACCGGGTGCTGCGCGTTCGCCGCCCGAACACGTCTGCACGACGGCCTTACGACAACGAACTCGTGCCGCCCGTTCATCCGGCCTGCGTCGAACCCGGACTTCAATGGCGGGGCTATCAGGAGAGCTTCCCGTGGGTGGCGAGACTTGAAGAGCTGCAACCATCGGTTAGCGGCCGCACTCGGCGGCCGAATCTTGCGGAGGTGCTTGGCGAAGCGGCAACCGGCGCTCTGTTCCAGGGCTTCATCGATGCTCCCGTCGATGGTGAGTACATCTTCCACCTGACGACGGATGGCGGCGCCTTGCTCCGGATTCACGAAGCGGTTGTCGTGGACGCCGACTTCGGTTACCAGCCCGGAGCCGAGGCGAGCGGGGCCATACGCCTGCAAGCCGGAAAGCACCCCATGCGGCTCTATTATCGGAGCGGACCCGCAGGGGACCGTGCGCTGGACTTCGAGTGGAGCAGCGACCGCATGCCCCGCCAGAAAGTACCAGCCGAGGCATTGTTTAGCGACGACAACGCAGCGGAGAAACCACAGAAACGCGGTTGA